A window of Symphalangus syndactylus isolate Jambi chromosome 24, NHGRI_mSymSyn1-v2.1_pri, whole genome shotgun sequence contains these coding sequences:
- the SCP2D1 gene encoding SCP2 sterol-binding domain-containing protein 1, translating into MWKRSDHQPKIKAEDGPPAGQFEVLGSVPEPAMPHPLELSEFQSFPVFEDIRLHIREVGAQLVKKVNAIFQLDITKDGKTILRWTIDLKNGSGDMYPGPARLPADTVFTIPEPIFMELVLGKTNPQKAFLAGKFKVSGKVLLSQKLERVFKDWAKF; encoded by the coding sequence ATGTGGAAGAGAAGTGACCATCAACCCAAGATCAAAGCAGAAGATGGACCTCCGGCGGGCCAGTTCGAGGTTCTGGGTTCAGTTCCAGAACCTGCCATGCCACATCCTCTAGAGCTGTCAGAATTTCAGAGCTTCCCAGTGTTTGAGGACATTAGGCTTCACATCAGGGAAGTGGGAGCTCAACTGGTCAAGAAAGTCAATGCCATCTTTCAGCTGGACATCACCAAAGATGGGAAGACCATTTTGCGGTGGACCATTGATCTGAAGAATGGTTCTGGGGACATGTATCCGGGACCTGCCAGGCTCCCAGCAGACACTGTCTTTACAATCCCGGAGCCCATCTTTATGGAACTGGTTTTGGGCAAAACGAACCCGCAGAAGGCTTTCCTTGCTGGCAAGTTCAAAGTGAGTGGCAAGGTTCTGCTTAGCCAGAAGCTGGAAAGGGTTTTCAAAGACTGGGCTAAATTTTAA